A single region of the Hyalangium gracile genome encodes:
- a CDS encoding sensor histidine kinase, which produces MPSTSSQGGGPEQPGARVPSETHSWRILPWLDGFLSEALRRAPPAELGRARVVAGTTIALIVLAGLILITTLSGELPAGYVVGTTGTLVGYAGILWILRGASSSRLPALLLSALMASTILLVSLHEGDSFLAASAAMMLVTILSEYLLGPRLGLVILIPVLLIVGVVCPLWIQFRDAEPLVMTNGHRWGIHIIAALCILAGWAVGGLYSSAHASTRAALERDIQARKEAEAKLGELHRTLLDVSRQAGMTEIATGVLHNVGNTLNSLNISVGIVTDRLRGSRISMLSHVSGLLNEHAADLASFLTTDPRGSKLPIYISALSTQLASEREALLEEMRALNQSVEHIKSIVLMQQEHARYGGLVERILVPQLIDDALRLDASSFEQLGIVVWRDYAEVPSIEVDRHKLLQILLNLLSNARHALVESDAPDKSLMIRVGLDEKGEKLRIEVGDNGVGIETENLTRIFSQGFTTKKTGHGFGLHISALAAQELRGRLYVASAGRGHGATFTIELPLQSEEPAR; this is translated from the coding sequence TCGGAGGCGCTGCGTCGTGCACCGCCCGCGGAGCTCGGCCGTGCCAGGGTGGTGGCTGGCACGACCATCGCCTTGATCGTGCTCGCCGGGCTGATCTTGATCACCACCCTGAGCGGGGAGCTGCCCGCGGGCTATGTCGTGGGGACCACCGGCACCCTGGTCGGCTATGCGGGCATCCTGTGGATCTTGCGCGGGGCCTCCTCGTCCCGTCTCCCGGCGCTGCTCCTGAGCGCGCTCATGGCGTCCACCATCCTCCTGGTCTCCCTCCACGAGGGCGACTCCTTTCTCGCCGCCAGCGCGGCGATGATGTTGGTCACGATCCTGTCGGAATACCTGCTGGGGCCGCGCCTGGGCCTCGTCATCCTCATCCCCGTCCTCTTGATCGTCGGAGTCGTCTGCCCGCTCTGGATTCAGTTCCGGGACGCCGAGCCGCTCGTCATGACCAATGGCCATCGGTGGGGGATCCACATCATCGCCGCGCTCTGCATCCTGGCGGGGTGGGCGGTCGGGGGGCTGTACAGCAGCGCGCATGCCTCCACGCGTGCCGCGCTCGAGCGGGACATCCAGGCTCGCAAGGAGGCCGAGGCCAAGCTGGGGGAGCTGCACCGCACCTTGCTGGATGTCTCGCGCCAGGCGGGGATGACGGAGATCGCCACGGGCGTGCTGCACAACGTGGGCAACACGCTCAACAGCCTCAACATCTCGGTGGGCATCGTCACCGACAGGCTGCGCGGCTCACGCATCTCCATGCTGAGTCACGTCAGCGGGCTGCTGAACGAGCACGCCGCGGACCTCGCGTCCTTCCTCACCACCGATCCTCGCGGCTCCAAGCTGCCCATCTACATCAGCGCGCTGTCGACGCAGCTGGCGTCCGAGCGCGAAGCGCTCCTGGAGGAGATGCGGGCGCTCAACCAGAGCGTGGAGCACATCAAGTCCATCGTTCTCATGCAGCAGGAGCACGCCCGGTACGGTGGATTGGTGGAGCGGATCCTGGTGCCCCAGCTCATCGACGACGCGCTGCGCCTGGACGCCAGCTCCTTCGAGCAGCTGGGCATCGTCGTGTGGCGGGACTACGCGGAGGTGCCTTCCATCGAGGTGGATCGGCACAAGCTGCTGCAGATCCTCCTCAACCTGCTGAGCAATGCCCGGCATGCGCTGGTGGAGAGCGATGCGCCGGACAAGTCCCTGATGATCCGCGTCGGCCTCGACGAGAAGGGGGAGAAGCTGCGCATCGAGGTGGGGGACAACGGGGTGGGCATCGAGACCGAGAACCTGACGCGCATCTTCTCCCAGGGCTTCACCACGAAGAAGACGGGGCACGGCTTCGGCCTGCACATCAGCGCCCTGGCCGCGCAGGAACTGCGAGGGCGGCTCTACGTGGCGAGCGCCGGACGGGGCCACGGCGCCACTTTCACCATCGAGCTGCCCCTTCAGAGCGAGGAGCCCGCACGCTAG
- a CDS encoding cytochrome P450 — protein MSSTPATHPKGPRPRSLVGSVVDYARAPLAFLEDCAWGGYGDVAYLTFLGQPTYVLNLPEHIEHVLVTAQRNYVKDKLQRVLLRGFLGQGLLVSEGDFWLRQRRLMQPAFHRQRIAAYGQVMAEHARRMLATWREGEVRDIAEDMMKVTLDIVVQSLFGLEMGDGATAQVGPALGRVIDHFSKLQALVVPGWIPTPENVGYKLAIRRLYRVVDGIIQQRRVEGRDTGDLLSMLLQVQDEDGSRMSDQQIRDEAVTLMLAGHETTAITLSFCWDLLSRTPEAEATLHQELDSVLGGRAPTVEDLPALPFTEYVVKESLRLYPPAWSLSRESVKEDTVAGWRIPAGAAVWLNPWTVQRDPRFYEEPLAFRPQRWADGLERRLPRFAWFPFGGGPRLCIGQSFALMEARLVLATLAQHFRLERTREGAVPLLPSITLRPRHGMPMKLRARAAP, from the coding sequence ATGAGCTCCACCCCCGCGACGCATCCCAAAGGCCCCCGCCCTCGCTCCCTCGTGGGGAGTGTCGTCGACTACGCGCGGGCGCCCCTGGCCTTCCTCGAGGACTGCGCCTGGGGCGGCTACGGCGACGTGGCGTACCTCACCTTCCTGGGGCAGCCCACGTACGTGCTCAACCTCCCGGAGCACATCGAGCACGTCCTCGTGACGGCGCAGCGCAACTACGTCAAGGACAAGCTCCAGCGCGTGCTGCTCCGGGGGTTCCTGGGCCAGGGCCTGCTGGTCAGCGAAGGAGACTTCTGGCTGCGGCAGCGCCGGCTCATGCAGCCCGCCTTCCACCGCCAGCGCATCGCCGCCTACGGGCAGGTGATGGCCGAGCACGCCCGGCGCATGCTGGCCACCTGGCGGGAGGGAGAGGTCCGCGACATCGCCGAGGACATGATGAAGGTCACCCTCGACATCGTCGTCCAGAGCCTCTTCGGCCTCGAGATGGGAGATGGAGCGACGGCCCAGGTGGGACCGGCGCTCGGGCGGGTCATCGACCACTTCTCGAAGCTGCAGGCGCTGGTGGTGCCCGGCTGGATCCCCACCCCTGAGAACGTGGGCTACAAGCTCGCGATCCGGCGGCTCTACCGCGTCGTGGACGGCATCATCCAGCAGCGGCGCGTGGAGGGCCGCGACACCGGCGATCTGCTGTCGATGCTCCTCCAGGTCCAGGACGAGGACGGCAGCCGGATGAGCGACCAGCAGATCCGCGACGAGGCGGTGACGCTGATGCTGGCGGGCCATGAGACGACGGCCATCACCCTGAGCTTCTGTTGGGATCTGCTGTCCCGGACCCCGGAAGCCGAGGCCACGCTGCACCAGGAGCTGGACTCGGTGCTGGGCGGAAGAGCACCCACGGTGGAGGATCTGCCCGCCCTGCCCTTCACGGAGTACGTGGTGAAGGAGTCCCTGCGGCTCTATCCGCCGGCCTGGTCCTTGAGCCGGGAGTCCGTGAAGGAGGACACCGTGGCGGGCTGGCGCATCCCGGCGGGCGCCGCGGTGTGGCTGAACCCGTGGACGGTGCAGCGGGATCCCCGCTTCTATGAGGAGCCGCTGGCGTTCCGTCCCCAGCGCTGGGCGGACGGGCTGGAGCGCCGCCTGCCGCGCTTCGCCTGGTTCCCCTTCGGCGGCGGCCCGCGGCTGTGCATCGGACAAAGCTTCGCGCTCATGGAAGCACGGCTCGTGCTGGCCACCCTCGCCCAGCACTTCCGGCTGGAGCGCACGCGGGAAGGAGCGGTGCCGCTGCTCCCCTCGATCACACTGCGCCCCAGACACGGGATGCCCATGAAGCTCCGCGCACGCGCGGCTCCCTAG
- a CDS encoding metallophosphoesterase, with protein MSLRFSFSLLILLGATLGHIYLYRRLVWTTVRSLALRLLVLAVLVLMTLAMINRRRLGDFLPEGVAETASVATYTWMGVALFLVLALLAVDLTRGVLTVGRRLRRPAAASEPLPQPVVDEERRRFLARTVAGSAAFLGTGMAAYGSWRAFAPPLVTELAIRIPKLPRALDGLSIVQLTDIHVGAFIQRRFMDELVQRANALRPDLVAVTGDLVDGDVATLGPAVAALGNLKARFGRFFVTGNHEYISGEDPWVEFLQTLDIQVLRNRRVSIGDAGGSLDLVGVDDWSGGRRRGRPGYDLDRALEGRNPDRAAVLLAHQPSNFRVAAEQGVDLQISGHTHGGQLFPMTAFIGMIWEHSAGLYRHGASHIYVSRGCGFWGPPMRFGSPPELVKLVLTT; from the coding sequence ATGTCGCTGCGGTTCTCCTTCTCGCTCCTCATCCTGCTCGGGGCGACCCTGGGCCACATCTATCTGTACCGGCGCCTGGTGTGGACGACGGTGCGGAGCCTCGCGCTCCGGCTGCTGGTGCTGGCCGTGCTCGTGCTCATGACGCTGGCGATGATCAACCGGCGCAGGCTGGGCGACTTCCTCCCCGAGGGAGTCGCCGAGACGGCCTCCGTGGCGACGTACACGTGGATGGGCGTCGCGCTCTTCCTGGTGCTCGCGCTCCTGGCCGTGGATCTCACCCGTGGCGTCCTGACGGTGGGACGCAGGCTGCGGAGACCCGCGGCGGCCAGCGAGCCTCTCCCTCAGCCCGTCGTGGACGAGGAGCGGCGCCGCTTCCTCGCGCGAACGGTGGCGGGAAGTGCCGCCTTCCTGGGAACCGGAATGGCCGCCTACGGCAGCTGGCGCGCCTTCGCTCCACCGCTGGTGACCGAGCTGGCGATCCGGATTCCCAAGTTGCCGCGAGCCCTGGACGGCCTCAGCATCGTCCAGCTCACGGACATCCACGTGGGAGCCTTCATCCAGCGCCGGTTCATGGACGAGCTGGTCCAGCGCGCCAACGCGCTCCGGCCCGATCTGGTCGCCGTCACCGGGGATCTCGTGGACGGGGACGTGGCGACGCTCGGCCCCGCCGTGGCGGCGCTCGGGAACCTGAAGGCGCGCTTCGGCCGATTCTTCGTCACGGGCAACCACGAGTACATCTCCGGCGAGGATCCCTGGGTGGAGTTCCTCCAGACGCTGGACATCCAGGTGCTGCGCAACCGTCGGGTGAGCATCGGCGACGCGGGGGGCTCGCTGGACCTGGTGGGCGTGGACGACTGGAGCGGCGGCAGGCGGCGCGGCAGGCCGGGCTACGATCTCGACCGGGCGCTCGAGGGCAGGAACCCGGACCGCGCCGCAGTGCTGCTGGCGCACCAGCCCTCCAACTTCCGGGTCGCGGCGGAGCAGGGCGTGGACCTTCAGATCTCCGGTCACACCCACGGCGGGCAGCTCTTCCCGATGACGGCCTTCATCGGCATGATCTGGGAGCACTCTGCGGGGCTCTACCGGCACGGCGCTTCCCACATCTATGTGAGCCGCGGGTGTGGCTTCTGGGGCCCGCCCATGCGCTTCGGCAGCCCGCCCGAGCTCGTCAAACTCGTGCTGACGACGTAG
- a CDS encoding AI-2E family transporter produces the protein MAPSRPSQVAPRTVWTVGLHVLALAALGLILYQLRPLLVLLALALMLALALEPLVRLFERLRLKRGWSVMLTVLSVLGLFTFMGLSIIPMLVDQLSHLISALPGFVTQLREAEWLRSLDERFSVMRSVEDRLPQLPATIAGPILEVLSSSVGVLLTAITVFTITVFGLLFGEQLFEQSMLWVKPDRRAELRSLLLDMNRAVSGYLVGAFLVCALGGVVTGVITWALGVPFFLALGLMYLVLGFIPYIGSLLVAITVSVTTLATVGFRRALIALGLFLVYQQLEGNVLQPLIQRRTLKMNPLLIAIVVVGGAMVMGVLGAVLALPLAAALQVLLQRVREQRNTQWEQEARALAPAPVTTAPGMPPPPESKGEAPRGTADTEEPLHH, from the coding sequence ATGGCTCCGTCCCGCCCTTCCCAGGTCGCCCCTCGCACCGTGTGGACGGTGGGCCTCCACGTGCTGGCCCTCGCGGCCTTGGGGCTGATCCTCTACCAGCTACGCCCGCTGCTGGTGCTCCTGGCGCTCGCCCTGATGCTGGCGCTGGCCCTGGAGCCGCTGGTGCGCCTGTTCGAGCGCCTCCGGCTCAAGCGCGGCTGGAGCGTGATGCTGACCGTCCTCTCGGTGCTGGGGCTCTTCACGTTCATGGGCCTGTCGATCATCCCCATGCTGGTGGACCAGCTGAGCCACCTCATCTCGGCGCTGCCGGGGTTCGTCACCCAGCTGCGCGAGGCCGAGTGGCTGCGCTCGCTCGACGAGCGATTCAGCGTGATGCGCTCCGTGGAGGACAGGCTGCCGCAGCTGCCGGCCACCATCGCCGGGCCGATCCTGGAGGTGCTGAGCTCCTCGGTGGGGGTGCTGCTCACGGCGATCACCGTGTTCACCATCACCGTGTTCGGCCTGCTCTTCGGCGAGCAGCTCTTCGAGCAGTCCATGCTCTGGGTGAAGCCGGACCGGCGCGCCGAGCTGCGCTCGCTGCTGCTGGACATGAACCGGGCCGTGAGCGGCTACCTCGTGGGAGCGTTCCTCGTCTGCGCGCTGGGCGGCGTGGTGACGGGCGTCATCACCTGGGCGCTCGGGGTGCCCTTCTTCCTCGCGCTGGGGCTCATGTACCTGGTGCTCGGGTTCATCCCGTACATCGGCAGCCTGCTGGTGGCCATTACCGTCTCGGTGACGACGCTGGCCACGGTGGGCTTCCGCCGCGCGCTGATCGCGCTGGGGCTGTTCCTCGTCTATCAGCAGCTCGAGGGCAACGTGCTCCAGCCGCTCATCCAGCGGCGGACGCTGAAGATGAACCCGCTGCTCATCGCCATCGTCGTCGTCGGGGGCGCCATGGTGATGGGAGTGCTGGGCGCCGTGCTGGCCCTGCCGCTCGCCGCCGCGCTCCAGGTGCTCCTGCAGCGGGTGCGCGAGCAGCGCAACACCCAGTGGGAGCAGGAGGCCCGAGCGCTGGCTCCCGCGCCCGTCACGACGGCCCCGGGGATGCCACCGCCTCCAGAGAGCAAGGGCGAGGCCCCGCGGGGAACAGCAGACACCGAGGAGCCGTTGCACCACTGA
- a CDS encoding FAD-dependent monooxygenase, with the protein MRIVCIGGGPAGLYFSILAKRAHGNHDITVVERNPAGVTHGWGVVFWEDLLEALYRHDFESAREISESAARWDQQEVHIHGQRAIHIGGHGFSIGRERLLEILTRRAVELGVDVQFQREAEAPSEFADADLIVACDGVNSKVRLLHAHQFQPRVEEGRNKYIWLGTNKVFDAFTFAFEETPAGWLWFHAYRFNRETSTCIVECPLETWQGLGFDTLGPDETLRRLEGIFWRHLAGHSLFNQRRGLGKTPWLHFKTITNERWSHGNIALMGDAAHTTHFSIGSGTKLAIQDAIGLAGKLREHLDIPTALRAYEEERRTSLVTLQRAARSSAAWFESVPQRVDQSTLQFAYALLSRRGAPFWSYPLYLATQNEVLRGLLRSLHAARRWVRTGSGLRPPWAEEAGGEPSRGRRRRAPPARAGTR; encoded by the coding sequence ATGCGAATCGTCTGTATCGGCGGAGGCCCCGCGGGCTTGTACTTCTCCATCCTGGCGAAGCGAGCTCACGGCAATCACGACATTACCGTGGTGGAGCGGAATCCCGCTGGGGTGACCCACGGGTGGGGCGTCGTGTTCTGGGAGGATCTCCTCGAGGCCCTCTACCGGCACGATTTCGAGAGCGCTCGGGAGATCTCGGAGAGCGCTGCCCGCTGGGATCAGCAGGAAGTGCACATCCACGGGCAGCGGGCCATCCACATCGGCGGCCATGGGTTCAGCATCGGCCGGGAGCGCCTGCTGGAGATCCTCACCCGGCGAGCCGTGGAACTCGGGGTGGATGTCCAGTTCCAGCGCGAGGCCGAGGCTCCGTCCGAGTTCGCTGACGCGGACCTGATCGTCGCGTGCGATGGCGTCAACAGCAAGGTCCGCCTGCTGCACGCCCACCAGTTCCAGCCCCGCGTCGAGGAGGGGAGGAACAAGTACATCTGGCTGGGGACCAACAAGGTGTTCGATGCCTTCACGTTCGCCTTCGAGGAGACCCCCGCCGGCTGGCTCTGGTTCCATGCCTACCGGTTCAACCGGGAGACCAGCACCTGCATCGTGGAGTGTCCGCTGGAGACCTGGCAGGGGCTCGGCTTCGACACGCTCGGGCCCGACGAGACCCTCCGGCGACTGGAGGGCATCTTCTGGCGCCACCTGGCGGGGCACTCGTTGTTCAACCAGCGGCGCGGACTCGGCAAGACGCCCTGGCTCCACTTCAAGACCATCACCAACGAGCGCTGGTCTCACGGCAACATCGCCCTCATGGGTGACGCCGCCCACACCACGCACTTCTCGATCGGCTCGGGGACGAAGCTGGCGATCCAGGATGCGATCGGGCTGGCCGGGAAGCTGCGCGAACACCTGGACATCCCGACCGCGCTGAGGGCTTACGAGGAGGAGCGGCGTACCTCCCTGGTCACGCTGCAGCGCGCGGCACGCAGCAGCGCGGCGTGGTTCGAGAGCGTGCCCCAGCGGGTCGATCAATCCACCCTGCAGTTTGCCTACGCCCTCTTGAGCCGCAGGGGGGCTCCGTTCTGGAGCTACCCTCTCTACCTCGCCACCCAGAACGAGGTGCTCAGGGGACTGCTGCGCTCGCTCCATGCCGCCAGGAGGTGGGTGCGCACGGGAAGCGGGCTCAGGCCGCCTTGGGCCGAGGAGGCTGGCGGCGAGCCGAGCCGAGGACGGAGGCGACGAGCCCCGCCAGCGCGAGCAGGGACACGGTGA
- a CDS encoding YfhO family protein, with translation MKCSTRNALTVCGLLAILALIYRSVFSGQLLAGRDVFRIFFPDSAFLLESLRTGELPLWNPYMRLGQPFAATLYSQVFYPPRWVAVVLTGPIASMTVMQVFHAGVAAVGAFLLARRLRLAWSASVLVGAVFGVSPMMTDLGIQQNVVDAAAWSGFILAAARDAALRPGPAPIARLAVFATLSLLAGSPETTLWQGMLALLALWGLRPRGVAAPNKPGAARWNGAARVVGGLALAGALSALVLLPAAEFAMNSLRTRSAGFASERLAWSVSWPQLLSMVWPLADWPRGPYWGEDQWFILNQFLGSVACALAVVGALAGPRRARPFAVGALLFALLSLGRHFPPAAALLHVPPFSLFRYPAKYFVGAAFCIALLSGFGLEAMGRFARRIRPSLLRAVAAFVVMGVAIGVAGPIVKRLPMRESAEAGITWPLLFLGLATVFLFVLRDTFARPRRLRHALATLAVLELVAAHHLLTVPKYSAHEPLARTSVIRQRMPEALDGRISADIEGPADPTQVPNAVSRTIELSRDRLIPNRFVEERLPALEGYGAPEPARSDVFHLAGERSVYDLAGVTWYVRHGPPPFDDLEVLQKLEDGTTLSRSKTAMPRAFLVQKALVTPDADALKAVLDPAQPFRHTAYLATGEALDRASCGGSARVVGSGAQRLEVEVDACDESYLVVSDSHYPGWRATLDGNATEIHRADFALRAVRVPPGPHRVRFEYAPLSFRVGLTVSLLALAGLVASVLGSARRQPPRPKAA, from the coding sequence ATGAAATGCTCCACGCGAAACGCGCTCACCGTCTGCGGCCTGCTGGCCATCCTGGCCCTCATCTACCGCTCGGTATTCTCCGGCCAGCTGCTGGCCGGGCGGGACGTGTTCCGCATCTTCTTCCCGGACTCGGCCTTCCTCCTCGAGTCCCTGCGCACGGGCGAGCTGCCCCTGTGGAACCCGTACATGCGGCTGGGGCAGCCGTTCGCGGCCACGCTCTACTCGCAGGTCTTCTACCCGCCGCGCTGGGTGGCGGTGGTGCTCACCGGGCCCATCGCGTCGATGACGGTGATGCAGGTGTTCCACGCCGGGGTGGCGGCCGTGGGCGCGTTCCTCCTGGCCCGGCGGCTCCGGCTGGCCTGGAGCGCCTCGGTGCTCGTGGGGGCCGTGTTCGGCGTGTCGCCGATGATGACGGACCTGGGCATCCAGCAGAACGTCGTCGACGCGGCGGCTTGGAGCGGCTTCATCCTGGCGGCGGCTCGGGACGCCGCGCTCCGGCCGGGCCCCGCGCCCATCGCCCGGCTCGCCGTGTTCGCGACGCTGTCCCTGCTGGCCGGCTCGCCGGAGACGACGCTCTGGCAGGGCATGCTGGCGCTCCTGGCGCTGTGGGGCCTGCGTCCACGCGGGGTGGCGGCTCCCAACAAGCCCGGGGCGGCGCGCTGGAACGGAGCGGCGCGCGTGGTGGGCGGGCTGGCGCTGGCGGGAGCCCTGTCGGCCCTGGTGCTGCTGCCCGCCGCCGAGTTCGCGATGAACTCCCTGCGCACGCGCTCCGCGGGGTTCGCCAGCGAGCGCCTGGCATGGTCCGTGTCATGGCCTCAGCTCCTGTCCATGGTGTGGCCGCTGGCGGACTGGCCCCGAGGGCCGTACTGGGGCGAGGATCAGTGGTTCATCCTCAACCAGTTCCTCGGCTCGGTGGCGTGCGCGCTGGCGGTGGTGGGCGCGCTCGCGGGTCCTCGACGGGCGCGGCCCTTCGCGGTGGGCGCCCTGCTGTTCGCGCTGCTCAGCCTCGGCCGGCACTTCCCTCCCGCCGCCGCGCTGCTGCACGTACCGCCCTTCTCGCTATTCCGCTATCCAGCCAAGTACTTCGTGGGGGCCGCGTTCTGCATCGCCCTGCTGTCCGGCTTCGGGCTGGAGGCCATGGGCCGTTTCGCCCGGCGCATCCGCCCTTCGCTCCTTCGCGCGGTGGCGGCGTTCGTGGTAATGGGCGTGGCCATCGGCGTGGCGGGGCCCATCGTCAAACGTCTGCCCATGCGAGAGTCCGCCGAGGCCGGCATCACCTGGCCCCTGCTCTTCCTGGGGCTGGCGACCGTCTTCCTCTTCGTCCTCCGGGACACCTTCGCCCGCCCGCGCCGGCTGCGCCACGCACTGGCGACGCTCGCGGTGCTGGAGCTGGTGGCGGCGCACCACCTGCTCACCGTGCCAAAGTACTCGGCCCATGAGCCGCTCGCGCGCACCTCGGTGATCCGGCAGCGGATGCCGGAGGCGCTCGACGGGCGCATCAGCGCGGACATCGAGGGCCCGGCGGACCCGACCCAGGTGCCCAACGCGGTGTCGCGCACCATCGAGCTGAGCCGCGATCGGCTCATCCCCAACCGCTTCGTCGAGGAGCGGCTGCCCGCGCTGGAGGGCTACGGCGCCCCCGAGCCCGCCCGGAGCGACGTGTTCCACCTGGCCGGGGAGCGGAGCGTCTATGACCTGGCGGGCGTCACCTGGTACGTGCGCCACGGGCCGCCGCCCTTCGACGATCTGGAGGTGCTCCAGAAGCTGGAGGACGGCACGACGCTCTCCCGCTCGAAGACGGCCATGCCCCGCGCCTTCCTCGTCCAGAAGGCCCTGGTGACGCCGGACGCGGATGCGCTGAAGGCGGTGCTGGATCCGGCGCAGCCCTTCCGACACACCGCGTACCTGGCCACGGGGGAAGCCCTGGACCGCGCGTCGTGTGGAGGCAGCGCGCGGGTGGTGGGCTCGGGCGCTCAGCGCCTGGAGGTGGAGGTGGACGCGTGTGACGAGAGCTACCTGGTGGTCAGCGACAGCCACTACCCCGGCTGGCGCGCGACGCTGGATGGGAACGCCACGGAGATCCACCGCGCCGACTTCGCGCTGCGCGCCGTGCGCGTCCCTCCAGGCCCCCACCGCGTCCGCTTCGAGTACGCGCCCCTGAGCTTCCGAGTGGGGCTCACCGTGTCCCTGCTCGCGCTGGCGGGGCTCGTCGCCTCCGTCCTCGGCTCGGCTCGCCGCCAGCCTCCTCGGCCCAAGGCGGCCTGA
- a CDS encoding SGNH/GDSL hydrolase family protein, protein MPSPSPSSDRIAARTLGVGLVLLVAALGLARGFVSLLVRTTSPELRAQFTEGSIRLEEFLGALPELAQREDAVLVFGSSLIQHGFSPETFEKHLPSPATAYNLGFPGVDPEMQALLARRVADAFERSGRKARLSLVEFTPFQATLARGRSPWYREQSAVKKALLADLLTLAQEARRSPEEASHLGALRLMGGTSSLSVTSLLETRLFDAPPPAWWPVPPPEDPSAERKAWVSRIHEGRAAIERRQVPEWDPVRRGEVRWIFDETREAYLAWARLRSVPEVLESEREWRVETADMLELRFDDAQVTAFIQAVRALAAVSLETRVVLAPRNRAWNQPTPEGRARLAAVLARIEREAGVPVLDLAESPEFGPEDFIDVTHLNESSGRPKLSRRLAEAVADPGGRGVAEDAAP, encoded by the coding sequence GTGCCCTCGCCCTCCCCCTCCAGCGATCGGATCGCCGCCCGGACCCTCGGGGTGGGGCTCGTGCTGCTGGTGGCCGCGCTCGGGCTGGCGCGCGGGTTCGTCTCCCTGCTGGTGCGCACCACCTCTCCGGAGCTGCGCGCCCAGTTCACCGAGGGCTCCATCCGGCTGGAGGAGTTCCTCGGAGCGCTGCCCGAGCTGGCCCAGCGTGAGGACGCGGTGCTCGTCTTCGGCTCGTCGCTCATCCAGCACGGCTTCTCTCCGGAGACCTTCGAGAAGCACCTCCCGTCGCCCGCCACCGCGTACAACCTCGGCTTCCCCGGTGTGGATCCCGAGATGCAGGCCCTGCTCGCCCGCCGAGTAGCGGACGCCTTCGAGCGCAGTGGCCGCAAGGCCCGGCTCTCCCTGGTGGAGTTCACCCCCTTCCAGGCCACCCTGGCGCGTGGCCGCTCCCCCTGGTACCGGGAGCAGTCCGCCGTGAAGAAGGCCCTGCTGGCCGATCTCCTCACGCTCGCCCAGGAGGCGCGCCGCTCGCCGGAGGAGGCCTCGCACCTGGGAGCGCTGCGGCTGATGGGGGGCACCTCGTCGCTCTCGGTGACGTCCCTGCTGGAGACCCGCCTCTTCGACGCGCCGCCCCCCGCCTGGTGGCCGGTGCCTCCGCCCGAGGACCCGAGCGCGGAGCGCAAGGCCTGGGTGTCGCGCATCCACGAGGGCCGGGCCGCCATCGAGCGCCGGCAGGTCCCCGAGTGGGATCCCGTCCGCAGAGGCGAGGTGCGCTGGATCTTCGACGAGACGCGCGAGGCCTACCTGGCCTGGGCCCGGCTGCGCAGCGTGCCGGAGGTGCTGGAGTCGGAGCGGGAGTGGAGGGTGGAGACAGCCGACATGCTGGAGCTGCGCTTCGACGACGCGCAGGTGACGGCCTTCATCCAGGCCGTGCGCGCCCTGGCCGCCGTGTCCCTCGAGACGCGGGTGGTGCTGGCGCCCCGGAACCGGGCCTGGAACCAGCCTACCCCCGAGGGCCGTGCCCGCCTGGCTGCTGTCCTGGCGCGCATCGAGCGGGAGGCGGGGGTGCCGGTGCTGGACCTGGCCGAGAGCCCGGAGTTCGGCCCGGAGGACTTCATCGACGTGACGCACCTCAACGAGTCCAGCGGCCGGCCCAAGCTGTCCCGGCGGCTCGCGGAGGCGGTGGCCGACCCAGGGGGCCGGGGTGTCGCGGAAGACGCGGCTCCCTGA